The genomic window CGCCGCGAAAAAACGAGACGGGTGCTCGGAACCGCAGTTCACGGCGGGCGCTGTCAACCGTTAGAACCAGCCCCAGCCGTCGTCTCCGCCGTCGTCGCCGTCGTTATTATCGTTACAGGAACCACTGTTGATAGCGCCGGCGAGGTCGCTACCGACCATCGAGTCGCCCAGATACGAGAGGTGGCTGCCGACGCTGACGGTGACGTCGACGTCCGTGTAGTTCGGGGCGGGATCGCAGCCGGCTCCCTCGGTTCCGAGGGCCGTGTCACCGAAGCCGCCGTAGGCGCCGCCGACCGTCGAGTCGTTGTTCGAGTGGTAGTTGCGGACCTCGCAGGCGTTGTCCAGACCGGCGTTCCACGGACTGCCACAGACTTCCGAGCCGTCGGCGGCCGCGCCCAGCGGAGCGACGGTCTCGATCTGGTAGCCGCTGCTGAGTTTGGTCGCGGTCCAGAGGACACAGCGGCCGCCCAGCGAGTGGCCGACCAGTCGGACGTTGCCGCCGCCGCTATCGTAGAACTCCTCGATGAGACCAGCCGTGACCTCGCCGACGTTCTCGGTGTCGGCTTCCGCGCCGACGAAGTTGAAGCTCGTCGCGGGCCACTCGATGGCGACCGTCTCGTCGGGCGAATAGCCGCCCGACTCGAGGGAGCGCTCGACGCTCGAGGCCTGACTCGAGACGGTGGTGTCGCCGAACCAGCCGTGGACGAACACGAGCAGTTCGTCCGTGACCGGGAGGCTGCCGTCGGCGCTCCAACCGACCAGGCCGTCGTTGATTTCGATGACGTCGGGACCGAGGACCTGTGCCGACGCCGAACCGGACGCGGCGGCCAGTCCGGTGCCACCGACGACCGACGTTCCGGCCGCCTTCAGTAGCGTTCGGCGACTCGTAGCGGTCCGATCATCGGTCGATTGCGATCGTTCTAGAGTGGTGTCATCCGACATCGTCCATTCAGTACATTTTAGATGATATACTTAATTCTAACTTCTAGCACTAAACATAAATTACTGTAGGCAGTGTATTAGAGTCACGTTACTCGACGCGTTCGAGTTCGAAACGCCACGCGATAGCGGGACGGTTCGCTCTCGAGAACGGGCGACCGCCGCGTCCAGTAGCAGTTCGACGGCGAACGTGCGAGCGGTGCGACGAGGGTCCGCCGTCGAGTGACCGAGGCTCCGGATCCGAGTGGGGCCGTGGAAATGACCGAATCTACAACGTTATATCGTCCGAGTCGTAATCGGGGGGCAATGCGCGAGGAGGCGACGGCGTTCGTACCGGGGCACATCACGGGCTTTTTCAGCGCTCACCCAGACGACGATCCGACCGAAGCGGGCTCTCGAGGCGCGGGAGTGACGCTTACGGACGGCGTCGAGGTGACGGTCGAACCGACTGACGAGGGGGCGTCGACGATCGTCCTCGACGGGACGGAACTCGAGATCGAAGCCGTCGAGACCGTCCTCGAGACGCTCGAGGTCACCGCCCGCGTCGAGGCAGAGTCGGAGCTGCCGCTGGGATCGGGCTTCGGCGTCTCCGGCGCGATGGCGCTGGGGACGGCGCTGGCGGCCAATCGCGTGTTCGATCGCAAACTCTCCTGGAACGAACTCGTGACGATCGCCCACGGGGCGGAGGTACAGGCCGGGACGGGACTGGGCGACGTGGTCGCGCAGGCCCACGGCGGCGTCCCGATCCGACTCGAGCCGGGCGGGCCGCAGGTGAACGAGCTGGACGCGATCCCCTCGCGGGCGCGCGTCGAGTACGTGACGTTCGGGGAGCTCTCGACGGCCGACGTCCTCTCGGGCGAGACCGACCAGCTCTCGGCGGCCGGCACGCAGGCGCTCTCGAGGGTCGTCGAGGAGCCGACGCTGCTCTCCTTTATGTACGCCTCGCGGCTGTTCGCCCGCGAAGCGGAGCTGTTGACCGAGCGCGTCGCGCGGACGATCGGCGACGTCACGGCGGTCGACGGCCAGGCCTCGATGGCGATGCTCGGCGAGACCGTCTTCGCGTTCGGCACGGGGCTCTCCGACGCCGGGTACGAGCCGACCGTCTGTGCGACTCATCCGGCGGGCGCGATGCTGAAGTAACCGCTGTCGGTTAAGTATCGAACCGGTATCCCAGATAGCGGAAGGTTCTCCGGCGAGTCGCCGATCTCCGACGGCATCGACTCGAATCGGGATCCGTTCGTCGATAGCCGAGTACAGTCTGCTGTTCTGTCCGGAAATACGAGGAGATGTGGGCGTTCCTGGACGCTTTGCGCGGTAAGCGTCTGCAGTAGCGTATCGTTAGCGCTTCCGATGAGACTGTCGGACAGACACAACGTGTTTCGTTAGTAACGTATCAGTGATCGGTTTCATGGCCGGAGCTTTATTATGATGGGTTTCAGTTATCTGTTCAAGATTAAGAATGTCTTCAGCGAGTGAAATTCACCGAAGCTTGTTTCGGCTGTACGAACACTACGTCGGTGAACCCGACTCGAGCAAGGACGTCTACGGTTACTGGGTGTTCATCGCGGGCTACCTGCTCGGGGCGGCCGGCATTTTCACCTACGTCGTCGGCTACGCCGGCAGCGCGGGCTCCTATACCCTGATCAGGATCTCCGGCGTGACCGCGGCGACGGGGCTGGCGCTCTGTCTGTTCGGCATCGTTCTCATGCTCCCGGTACGCAGGATCGGGATCTACGCGAGCGCGCTCGGACTCCTCGTCGCGCTGGGCGGCGTCGTCTTCTTCGGCTGGGCCTACCCCTACAACTGGCGGGAACTCG from Haloterrigena sp. KLK7 includes these protein-coding regions:
- a CDS encoding pantoate kinase, which produces MREEATAFVPGHITGFFSAHPDDDPTEAGSRGAGVTLTDGVEVTVEPTDEGASTIVLDGTELEIEAVETVLETLEVTARVEAESELPLGSGFGVSGAMALGTALAANRVFDRKLSWNELVTIAHGAEVQAGTGLGDVVAQAHGGVPIRLEPGGPQVNELDAIPSRARVEYVTFGELSTADVLSGETDQLSAAGTQALSRVVEEPTLLSFMYASRLFAREAELLTERVARTIGDVTAVDGQASMAMLGETVFAFGTGLSDAGYEPTVCATHPAGAMLK
- a CDS encoding alpha/beta hydrolase, which produces MSDDTTLERSQSTDDRTATSRRTLLKAAGTSVVGGTGLAAASGSASAQVLGPDVIEINDGLVGWSADGSLPVTDELLVFVHGWFGDTTVSSQASSVERSLESGGYSPDETVAIEWPATSFNFVGAEADTENVGEVTAGLIEEFYDSGGGNVRLVGHSLGGRCVLWTATKLSSGYQIETVAPLGAAADGSEVCGSPWNAGLDNACEVRNYHSNNDSTVGGAYGGFGDTALGTEGAGCDPAPNYTDVDVTVSVGSHLSYLGDSMVGSDLAGAINSGSCNDNNDGDDGGDDGWGWF